Proteins encoded by one window of Candidatus Latescibacterota bacterium:
- a CDS encoding chemotaxis protein CheW, giving the protein MGEPSVRDRKAVSELLAAGLRSAESGKYLTFKIMGEEYGIEILRVREIIGLMDVTSVPRTPPFVKGVINLRGKVIPVIDLRVKFLMEPGKTTEESCIIVVEVATDEQEENTLMGILVDSVSDVLDVLDSQIEPPPDFGVNVDMGYILGMGKIEKKVVMLLNIDKVLTINEVETILDTKSKVEASADKVTENEEAESTEEAESTEEVESTEEAESEKEAVEETV; this is encoded by the coding sequence ATGGGAGAACCCAGTGTGAGAGATCGGAAGGCCGTGTCAGAGCTGTTGGCAGCGGGCTTGAGGTCAGCCGAGTCCGGGAAATACTTGACGTTCAAGATTATGGGCGAAGAGTACGGCATAGAGATCCTGAGAGTAAGGGAGATAATAGGGCTGATGGATGTGACCTCTGTCCCACGGACACCACCATTCGTCAAGGGTGTCATCAATCTCAGGGGAAAGGTAATCCCTGTAATCGATCTACGCGTAAAATTCCTCATGGAGCCGGGGAAGACGACTGAAGAAAGCTGCATCATCGTCGTTGAAGTTGCTACAGATGAGCAGGAAGAGAATACACTCATGGGAATCCTGGTGGACAGTGTGTCGGATGTACTCGATGTCCTGGACAGCCAGATCGAACCACCCCCTGATTTCGGGGTGAATGTGGATATGGGTTATATCCTCGGAATGGGAAAAATAGAAAAGAAAGTCGTCATGCTTCTAAATATCGACAAGGTCCTGACCATCAACGAAGTCGAGACGATTCTTGATACGAAATCGAAAGTCGAAGCATCGGCCGATAAAGTGACAGAGAATGAAGAAGCGGAAAGTACGGAAGAAGCGGAAAGTACGGAAGAAGTGGAAAGTACGGAAGAAGCGGAAAGCGAAAAGGAAGCAGTCGAAGAGACTGTATGA
- a CDS encoding PAS domain-containing protein: MTQSKNSPKKGTSKKASLDIHKVIDAVATPMFITGLDLKISHISKSALGAMGYTKEEVVGKMTCADFCKTPICGTRDCTLKNCFETGEDIVGFTIAENRAGNKFPVAAYCSAIFDDDGNPIGGMEIIADQTEVEDLKFKTENILRSIGAVMFVTDENLLITSINDAALNALGYIREEVVGKMTCADLCKTPLCNTSNCTIKTCMRTKELVVGETVAEAKDGTKIPVQAVCSALFDKEGKPYGGMEVIVDQTAQKETIKIVKDLITSASQGRLEERADIGDSEGDYKILREGMNTLLDAVVEPIKEVIDVFEAVANRNMQMRVTGEYEGQFKELKDNINRAIANLDSALSQVKESVGQVASAGEQIATGSQSMAQGASEQASNLEEISSSLEEISSMTKQNAENASEAKNLGDSSKEATGKGDEAMTRMSEAIIKIQGSSNETAKIIKTIDEIAFQTNLLALNAAVEAARAGEAGKGFAVVAEEVRNLAQRSAEAAKSTAELIEESQANSQNGVAVSSEVAEILNQIGDGIGKLTQLVAEVAAASDEQSKGIEQVNEAVGQMNTITQQNAANSEESASAAEELNGQANELNGLVGTFEITQKEMSFNNPVAQAPQGQPGINAAPRKATAAVKGEKKTPETVLPLDEEELMQF, translated from the coding sequence ATGACTCAGTCGAAGAATTCACCCAAAAAAGGGACATCAAAAAAGGCTTCGCTGGATATCCACAAGGTTATCGATGCGGTCGCAACGCCCATGTTCATCACTGGCCTGGATCTGAAAATATCCCACATCAGCAAGTCCGCACTTGGTGCTATGGGGTATACCAAAGAAGAAGTCGTTGGAAAGATGACCTGTGCCGATTTCTGCAAGACTCCGATCTGCGGGACGCGGGACTGCACGCTTAAGAATTGCTTCGAGACTGGCGAAGACATTGTCGGTTTTACGATTGCGGAGAACAGAGCGGGCAATAAATTCCCCGTAGCTGCCTATTGTTCGGCTATTTTCGATGATGATGGAAACCCGATCGGCGGCATGGAGATCATAGCCGACCAGACGGAGGTCGAAGATCTCAAGTTTAAGACAGAAAACATTCTGAGGTCGATCGGCGCCGTCATGTTCGTCACAGACGAGAACCTTCTGATCACCTCGATCAACGATGCGGCTCTCAATGCACTGGGGTATATACGCGAAGAGGTAGTGGGGAAGATGACCTGTGCCGATCTCTGCAAAACGCCTCTCTGTAATACGTCAAACTGTACGATCAAGACCTGTATGCGTACAAAGGAACTGGTAGTGGGAGAAACTGTCGCGGAGGCGAAAGACGGAACGAAGATCCCGGTCCAGGCTGTATGCTCGGCCCTTTTCGACAAGGAAGGCAAGCCCTACGGCGGCATGGAAGTAATAGTGGATCAGACAGCCCAGAAAGAGACTATCAAGATCGTCAAGGATCTCATCACTTCAGCATCCCAGGGGCGGCTTGAGGAACGTGCTGATATAGGCGACTCAGAGGGAGACTACAAGATCCTGCGGGAAGGGATGAACACTCTTCTGGACGCCGTTGTAGAGCCGATAAAAGAAGTGATCGATGTGTTCGAGGCAGTCGCAAACAGAAATATGCAGATGAGGGTGACAGGAGAGTATGAAGGCCAGTTCAAGGAGTTGAAGGACAATATTAACCGGGCGATCGCCAACCTGGACTCAGCTCTTTCCCAGGTCAAGGAAAGTGTCGGCCAGGTCGCTTCCGCTGGAGAGCAGATAGCTACCGGAAGCCAGTCCATGGCGCAGGGAGCTTCTGAGCAGGCAAGCAATCTCGAAGAGATATCCAGCAGTCTCGAAGAGATTTCCTCTATGACCAAGCAGAATGCCGAGAACGCGAGCGAAGCGAAGAACCTCGGGGATTCATCGAAAGAAGCTACGGGGAAGGGCGATGAAGCCATGACCCGGATGTCTGAAGCCATTATCAAGATCCAGGGATCTTCGAACGAGACCGCGAAGATCATCAAGACGATCGATGAGATAGCTTTCCAGACCAACCTTCTCGCTCTGAATGCCGCGGTCGAGGCGGCAAGGGCCGGTGAAGCCGGAAAGGGCTTTGCAGTGGTCGCCGAAGAAGTAAGAAACCTTGCCCAGCGCAGCGCCGAGGCCGCCAAGAGTACTGCGGAACTCATCGAAGAGTCACAGGCAAATTCCCAGAACGGTGTCGCGGTATCGAGCGAGGTAGCTGAGATCCTCAACCAGATCGGCGACGGAATAGGCAAGCTGACTCAGCTTGTAGCGGAGGTAGCCGCTGCAAGTGACGAGCAGTCAAAGGGAATCGAACAGGTCAACGAAGCTGTTGGGCAGATGAACACGATCACCCAGCAGAACGCGGCCAACAGCGAGGAGTCTGCCAGTGCCGCTGAGGAACTCAACGGACAGGCGAATGAACTGAATGGTCTTGTTGGGACCTTTGAGATCACACAGAAGGAAATGTCGTTCAACAATCCCGTGGCACAGGCGCCCCAGGGCCAGCCGGGTATCAATGCGGCTCCCAGAAAAGCCACGGCAGCTGTCAAAGGTGAGAAGAAAACTCCTGAGACCGTCCTGCCTCTGGATGAGGAAGAGTTGATGCAGTTCTGA